One window of Mesoplasma syrphidae genomic DNA carries:
- a CDS encoding MATE family efflux transporter, producing the protein MNVNNKFWNWLFEVKRPSTKIISHTNLPNQSLEEQQEKLIEPMTKREVMLRYSSVWKTIIFFCLPTVILMLVQGLYNILDKSLALQFATPHAIKNWKYIELMIIGDGQGNHSILADFLQTNTHEQAVNKLFGPLNSGDYSKVLNIIKSYDPQDPYLAFEQLKEISSLTINEELMKKYINITTQYTAQTYNLAYSFNQIMAIGAGMVFAIEFGRGNKRELGKISGNGLTYSFLVSLFVGALLFSLSFRPWGQVLISSQMGNHKNLIIEELAWRDVEPLIYGIWVLFMANFCMNMVRSEGKMVHIMIMTISSLGVKCVVSIFSMDILGWELTGAQLGTVMAYFYQLVYCLIVIFFSKITYSNFSFRDLYILNPKNFTETIKAGVPNFVIYFAVFINAYVATSLVVQLPIPNGYPSIEDSGGTSIVQQLISSMTPWNEFILSAVIGLNQGVRTIIAFNYGAGNNKRILDILRKSSWLMFGWFMFIFVLIIVAGPWMLTMFAFPSEHVGYGTTFYWYQFVNFMTYPLACLTYISLGLFQGTKRSKVATWCTSLRTMTILLPMIGIGFAVSKSTNNAFWFFFFSGLTDLIVAILIAPLLYVFYKRTKINGKLVTREDSEDIKASYALYLQNQGVK; encoded by the coding sequence ATGAATGTAAATAATAAATTTTGAAATTGACTGTTTGAAGTTAAAAGACCTTCTACAAAAATTATTTCTCATACAAATTTACCTAATCAATCCTTAGAAGAACAACAAGAAAAATTAATAGAGCCAATGACTAAACGTGAAGTAATGCTTCGTTATTCAAGTGTTTGAAAAACAATCATCTTTTTTTGTTTGCCAACCGTAATTTTAATGCTTGTTCAGGGCTTGTATAATATTTTGGATAAATCATTGGCATTACAATTTGCAACTCCACATGCAATTAAAAATTGGAAGTATATTGAACTAATGATAATTGGTGATGGACAAGGAAATCATAGTATTTTGGCAGATTTTTTGCAAACTAATACTCACGAGCAAGCTGTCAATAAACTATTTGGTCCCTTGAATTCTGGTGATTACAGCAAAGTACTAAACATTATCAAAAGTTATGATCCTCAGGACCCTTATTTAGCTTTTGAGCAACTTAAAGAAATTTCAAGTTTAACAATTAATGAAGAATTGATGAAAAAGTACATTAATATTACAACTCAATATACAGCACAGACATATAATTTAGCTTATTCGTTTAATCAAATTATGGCAATTGGTGCTGGAATGGTTTTTGCGATTGAATTTGGTCGAGGAAATAAACGAGAACTTGGAAAAATTTCAGGAAATGGATTAACATATAGTTTTTTGGTTTCTCTATTTGTAGGAGCGCTACTTTTTTCACTATCATTTCGCCCTTGAGGCCAGGTCTTAATTAGTTCACAAATGGGTAATCACAAAAATTTAATAATTGAAGAGTTGGCTTGAAGAGATGTTGAACCATTAATTTATGGAATTTGAGTCTTATTTATGGCTAATTTCTGTATGAATATGGTTCGCAGTGAGGGCAAAATGGTTCATATTATGATTATGACAATTAGCTCATTGGGAGTTAAATGCGTAGTATCAATTTTTTCAATGGATATTTTGGGTTGAGAATTAACTGGAGCACAATTAGGAACAGTAATGGCTTATTTTTATCAACTAGTTTATTGTTTAATTGTGATATTTTTTTCAAAAATAACTTACTCCAATTTTAGTTTTAGGGACTTATATATACTAAATCCCAAAAACTTTACCGAAACTATTAAAGCGGGAGTTCCCAATTTTGTAATTTATTTTGCTGTTTTCATAAATGCATATGTAGCAACATCATTAGTTGTTCAACTTCCGATTCCAAATGGATATCCAAGCATTGAAGACAGTGGAGGGACTTCAATAGTCCAGCAATTAATTTCTTCGATGACTCCATGAAATGAATTTATTTTATCAGCAGTAATTGGTTTAAATCAAGGAGTTAGAACTATTATTGCTTTCAACTATGGAGCAGGAAATAATAAGCGTATTTTGGATATTTTAAGAAAATCATCATGACTAATGTTTGGATGATTTATGTTTATCTTCGTGCTAATTATTGTTGCAGGACCATGAATGTTAACAATGTTTGCTTTTCCATCAGAGCATGTTGGTTATGGGACCACATTCTACTGATATCAATTTGTGAATTTCATGACATATCCATTAGCATGCCTAACATATATATCTTTAGGATTATTTCAAGGAACAAAACGTAGTAAAGTTGCTACCTGATGTACATCACTAAGAACTATGACTATCTTATTACCAATGATCGGAATTGGGTTCGCAGTTTCAAAATCAACGAATAATGCTTTTTGGTTTTTCTTTTTTTCGGGACTAACTGATTTAATAGTTGCTATATTAATTGCACCATTGCTATATGTATTTTATAAACGAACAAAAATTAATGGAAAATTAGTAACAAGAGAAGATAGCGAAGATATTAAAGCGTCTTATGCTTTGTATTTACAAAATCAAGGAGTAAAATAA
- a CDS encoding ribose-phosphate diphosphokinase gives MNNKNEISIFGLSSNQRLTNEVCNALGITQQRIQTVTFADGEMLVEALDSVRGKEIYVIQSTSTPVNDNIMELLIAIDAFKRGSAEKINVVIPYFGYARQDRKAKGRQPITAKLVADLLTKAGADRVITVDIHSQQSMGFFDIPMDNFQTSQILANEIIDTIIASKFDRNECILVSPDHGGLTRVHKVDSYTGAMTNGIAVIAKRRPEPNKAEVEFVLGDIDGKICFIVDDMIDTGGTIINAAKALKENGAKKVYIFACHGLFNGIAKSRMEEAISAGYVDQVVVTNTINIPEDRKFKGLKIISVAHLIADMIQASVNHESLTNVYNQKKQAILDKTEEYVRNN, from the coding sequence ATGAACAATAAAAATGAAATAAGTATTTTTGGGTTAAGTTCAAATCAACGTTTAACAAACGAGGTTTGTAATGCATTAGGTATTACACAACAAAGAATTCAGACTGTAACATTTGCAGACGGGGAAATGCTTGTAGAAGCGCTAGATTCAGTCCGTGGGAAAGAAATTTATGTTATTCAGTCTACATCAACGCCAGTTAATGATAACATCATGGAACTTTTAATTGCAATTGATGCCTTTAAGCGTGGTAGCGCTGAAAAAATTAATGTTGTAATTCCATATTTTGGCTATGCAAGACAAGATCGTAAAGCAAAAGGACGTCAGCCAATTACTGCAAAATTAGTAGCAGATTTGCTGACTAAAGCAGGTGCTGATAGAGTAATTACAGTAGATATTCATTCACAACAGTCAATGGGCTTTTTTGATATTCCGATGGACAATTTTCAGACATCGCAAATTTTGGCAAATGAAATTATTGATACAATTATTGCGAGCAAATTTGACAGAAATGAGTGTATTTTGGTTTCTCCCGATCATGGAGGGTTGACTCGTGTTCACAAAGTTGACTCATACACAGGAGCAATGACAAATGGTATTGCTGTTATTGCAAAACGTCGCCCTGAACCAAATAAAGCAGAGGTTGAATTTGTTTTGGGAGATATTGATGGGAAAATATGTTTCATTGTCGATGACATGATTGATACTGGTGGAACAATTATCAATGCTGCTAAAGCATTAAAGGAAAATGGTGCCAAGAAAGTTTATATTTTTGCTTGCCATGGATTATTTAATGGTATTGCAAAAAGTCGTATGGAAGAAGCAATTTCTGCTGGTTATGTTGATCAAGTTGTGGTTACGAACACAATTAACATTCCTGAAGACCGTAAGTTTAAAGGTTTAAAAATTATTTCAGTTGCGCACTTAATTGCAGATATGATTCAAGCTTCAGTAAATCATGAATCACTAACAAATGTTTATAATCAAAAAAAACAAGCAATTTTAGACAAAACTGAAGAATACGTGAGAAATAACTAA
- the pth gene encoding aminoacyl-tRNA hydrolase, whose translation MKMVVGLGNPGKEYSKTRHNIGWIAIDLFLEKYGFSVQKNEHHAEVFFSNIKGEKVLFVKPQTYMNKSGIAVRELIEYYKISKNDVIIMHDEKDFPITKNQFKIQGSAAGHNGIKSIIQYLSGEDFKRFRIGVGSPEPGWKIVDWVLSKFTDAELEEITLSIAKSLNFLSEWNDDQDFNKIMSKYNLLYK comes from the coding sequence ATGAAAATGGTTGTTGGATTAGGCAATCCGGGTAAGGAATATTCAAAAACTCGTCACAATATTGGTTGAATTGCAATTGACTTATTTTTAGAAAAATATGGTTTTTCAGTTCAAAAAAACGAACACCATGCTGAAGTGTTTTTTTCTAATATCAAAGGAGAAAAAGTTTTATTTGTTAAGCCACAGACTTATATGAATAAATCCGGAATAGCAGTAAGAGAATTGATAGAATATTACAAAATTTCTAAAAACGATGTAATTATTATGCACGATGAAAAAGACTTTCCAATAACAAAAAATCAATTCAAAATTCAAGGTTCTGCTGCAGGTCACAATGGAATCAAATCGATTATTCAATATTTAAGTGGCGAAGATTTTAAACGTTTTCGAATTGGAGTTGGAAGTCCTGAGCCCGGTTGAAAAATTGTTGATTGAGTATTGTCAAAATTTACCGATGCGGAATTAGAAGAGATAACATTAAGCATTGCTAAAAGTTTAAATTTTTTATCTGAATGAAATGATGATCAAGATTTTAATAAAATAATGAGTAAATATAATCTTTTGTACAAATAA